The window AAGTTTTAATCGGTTTCTCATAGCGGATTCTCCTTGTATGCGTGGCTGGAAAAATGGATGATTGTAAACGAGATACGGGTTCCCTGGTTCCGTGTACTGTCAATGGCATACGAGCAGTCCTGTCCGTAAAAAAGCTGCATCCGTTCCAGAGTGGCAGCAAGTCCAAAACTTCGGGAAGGACTGAGATAAGTTTTCCCGGTAATTTGCCGGACGAGTTCCGGTTCCATCCCCCTTCCATTGTCTTCCACAGAGAGATATAAAATATCTTCCCCGGAAAACCGGCAAGTAATAGTGATGATTCCCTCATCCAATCCATAGAGACCATGCTTGATACAGTTTTCCACCAAGGGCTGCAGGATGAACTTCAATATAGGAAGGGGCCGTACTTCCTCGGACACATCGTATTGAATGAGAAAATCATGATTATCCTGAAAGGATAAGATCGTCTCGTATTGTTTGATGCTGTTCAGCTCATGGTCTATGGAAATAAGGTCCATGCCTTTGCTGAGTATTGTCTGATAATAAATTCCCATGGCTTTCAGCAGAGATTGTGCATCCTTTGTGTCTCCGGAGAGGCATAATATCCTTGCGCTGTCAATTGTATTATAAAGAAAATGGGGCTTAAACTGGGCCTGCAGCAGGCTTAATTCCAAATGCCTGCGGTGCTTTTCAGCAGCAAGCTCCTTCTTTAAAAGTTCCTGGATTTCAACCGTCATTTCGTTATAGGAGCAGGCAAGGTATCCGATTTCATTGCTGGACTCGAAATCTGTGTGGATTTTTCTGAATTCCTTTCTGTGAAGCTGCCGTATTTTTTCAGCCAAAGCAGTAATTGGCCTGGTAAGGGAAACAGATACCATGTAAATTCCTATAAGGATTAAAACAAAATTAATCATCAGAAGTAACAGGATCATGAGAAAGGTGCTGAACCCCACCTCTGACATGGAACGGAAGTCCTGAAAGATACCTATGAAAAACGGATAATTGTCCAAAGCTTTGTAATAAAGGAAACCATCTGCATTCTTTTCTTTGACCGGCAGGATATAAGACAAATGATTCTCTGGCGGTATAAGTGTTGTAT of the Lacrimispora indolis DSM 755 genome contains:
- a CDS encoding sensor histidine kinase — its product is MAALVSIIKHHYHKNKLHTNMLIIFMMLFILITIPSMFLVRHFNQKNTQEQMDQISLNNLSLSDANLTQTLNGAGKISTSLLSNNVLQSFLRRPAKMHDPSEITLLENTLYNACATSANHLSAYLYTADGFCYFSDSNGKKKLGKTSVNQADIYLQIEEADGKTVYLDSSGIYPDVQGISAARIIKNLDTLKPMGILVINIPSKDLASAFPDSTVSRGFILSKENIPVLSSLSFSFDYTTLIPPENHLSYILPVKEKNADGFLYYKALDNYPFFIGIFQDFRSMSEVGFSTFLMILLLLMINFVLILIGIYMVSVSLTRPITALAEKIRQLHRKEFRKIHTDFESSNEIGYLACSYNEMTVEIQELLKKELAAEKHRRHLELSLLQAQFKPHFLYNTIDSARILCLSGDTKDAQSLLKAMGIYYQTILSKGMDLISIDHELNSIKQYETILSFQDNHDFLIQYDVSEEVRPLPILKFILQPLVENCIKHGLYGLDEGIITITCRFSGEDILYLSVEDNGRGMEPELVRQITGKTYLSPSRSFGLAATLERMQLFYGQDCSYAIDSTRNQGTRISFTIIHFSSHAYKENPL